A segment of the Chitinophagaceae bacterium genome:
ATGATTTGTTTAGGAGAAGTTGAATCTGGATGTGGTGGCAATGGCTGTTCCTGTGCGTAAACAGTTTGCAGGCTCACCGTAAAGATGGTTGTGATGAGTACGAATAAGATATATGTGCTTTTCCGGAATTTCATTGATTGTGTAAATTAATCATTCCACCAGATTAATACAAAAGACAGACGAAAGGTAACCAACGCTGCCTTGTGAAGGTTTTCACAATATTAAACACACTCTCCTTCCCGGAAACTGAATGATGTTATACCACTTTCAATGTTGCTTTCCTGTTCTTCAGAATATGATTGAGAGAGGCTAGTAGAAAACCAATCGTCATCACAATAATACCCAGCCATAATACATTGATTGCTGGAAATTGATATGCCTTCAATGTAAGGTATTGAAGAACAGCATTGCTTTCTTTTACGCCCAGTTTGATTCCATCCTGTTCTGCACCTGTAAAGGCCAGCACCAGGCTTTGTGAAAGAACCGTATCAGCAACTACCTGTACTTTATCACCACTTAAAATCAACAGTGGTTCAGCCTTATACTTACTGCTGTCTTTGGCATAAACCGTAATGTTTGCTGCAAATACAGAGTCTGTTGAATTTGAAGGAATATTTTTTCTTGTATTGGATCTGCCTAAACCTTCCAGAATCATAAAACCCTGACTATAAAAAACAGTATCACCCGGTTTTATTTTATGTTCCTTAAACGATGCAGTGTCTTTATTACTTTCAGGATTTGGAAGAGAAGTAATGTACGTAAACACATCTTTATGAATATAATGTTTACTGGCAGGGTTTGCCATCAGCTGCTGATTTCCTTTGAAGTTCACAAATGCATCAGGGTAAAGTGTAAACCCGTCTTTTGAATTCTTATACTGAAAATGTATTTTAAAGTATGTCTTTGGGTCTAAAGCTGCTGTTGAATCACCGAGGTAAGTAACCATATATTTACCCATATCGGTAGCAACCCCTTTTAATAAGGTTAAGTTCTCAGCCGTTTTTTCAGTGCTTTGTTCTCCAAAATTAACCATGATGCCACTTGTGTTCCAGCTCAGCACTTCTTTTTTGGAAGATGAAACAAGGATACCAAGCAGACTTAAACCAAAGCCCACATGTGCTATGGATGCTCCTGCTTTAATCATTTTTCCTTTGATGCCGGTAACGATATACATGGCATTTGCCACAACTGAATACACTGCTGCAAAAATTGCCAGGTGAATAGCGGCAAGAAAACCGATACCGTATTTATTGTAATTGATTGCCCCGAATACAGTGATACTCAATGAAGCAATGGCTGCAATAAATGTAGGCAACCAGATGCTTTTAAGAAATGCTGCCTTGCTGGTTTGCTTATATTTCAGATACTGACCGATGGCTGTTAATATGCCAATAACAAATACAAAAAGAATCAGCACTTTATTATAAGAATATTCAATATCCTGTCCGGGAGCAAACTTGGTACCGAAGAGTTTATTGATAACTGGCATGGAAGTTTTGCCAATGATAAACAGGGAGGATATAAAGAACAGTAAAGAACCAACAAACAGCCAAAACTCTCTTGAGCTGATGCTTTCTTCTTTTGCAACTGTAGGAATTTGTTTGTAGCGGATGCCAAATAAAACAAAGGCAGGGATAACAAAGATCAGCAGGAATCCCAGCAACTGAGTATTCATTCCCAGGTCAGTAAATGCATGCACACTGGTATCGCCTAATATTCCACTCCTTGTTAAAAAAGTGGAATAATTAATAAACAGAAACTGAAGTATAAAAACAGGAATGTTGCTCTGAGTGAATGACCTGTATGTTTAAATGCAATCAATGTATGAACCCCGCAAATACCGATTAGCCAGGGAACAAGAGAAGCGTTCTCAACAGGATCCCAAGCCCAGTAACCGCCAAAGGTTAAGCTTTCATAAGCCCAAGCAGCTCCCATCATAATACCCAAGCCAAGAATACCCGATGTAAATAAAGCCCATGGTCTTGCTGCATGAATCCATCCGCCGTAATCTTTTTTCCAAAGCCCGGCAATTGCAAATGCAAAGGGAACAATGGTACTGGCAAAGCCGAGGAATAAAACGGGCGGATGAATCGTCATCCAGTAGTTCTGCAACAAAGGATTTAATCCATTTCCATCACGGATAAAACTGAGATAATCACTCCGTAAACTTCCATCAGGATTAAAGCCAATCGGGAACTGCTCAGGACTCAGCATTCCTTCATCCCGCATCAGCACAAATGGGTTGCTGCCCATTTTAAAATCGAAGAAATAAATACCTAATACCATGGTTGCCAGTGCAACCTGAGCAAAACTAATGGTAGTCATTACAGGTGCTTCCCATTCTTTTTCACGCAGAATGATAATGCCGCCCAAAACGCAATGCCAAAAGCTCCAGAGTAAAAAACTACCCTCCTGTCCTTCCCAAAAACAGGCAAGAATATATTGCATGGGCAGTTGTAAATTACTGTGCTGCCATGCATATTTGTACTCAAAACGATGATTGGAAATAATCAGATAAAGGCTGACAAAAATGCCGATTACAGAAATGATCTCAGCCAGAAAAGCTGAACGTGCAATCCTTTTCCAGTTCTGCTGTTCAATAGGGTTTTTGGATTGCGTGGCCCTGAAATAAGCGATGGTTGCTAATAAGGAAGAAACGAATGATAAAATAGCCAGAAAAGTTCCTATCTGACCCGGCAATTGCTGTTCTCCTATAAATGGCATAGATAAAAAGTTAGTATAAAGCTTTTAATAGTTGTCGTTTTTCGCCTTGCTGAAAATGGCTAAACTGAAATTAAACCGGGTAATTATTTTGAAACTGCGCTGATCTTTGCTTTATCGTCAACATATTTGCTGGGGCATTTGATCAGGATATCTTCGCACAGAAAAGCACTATCGGTCATTTTTCCTTTCAAAACCATACGCTCGCTTTTTTGCATATCGGTTGGCGGTTTTCCTTTCATGTAAACCACTCTTGTAGATCCGCCTAATGAGTCAACGATATGAAAACTCAAATAGTTGGGGTTTTTCAATGCATCATATTCAATCTTTTTGCCATTTGCAGTATCGAGCTTGCCAATGAGGTGTAAAAACTTCCCGGGCTTGGCTTTTGCCGAATTAATTGTATCATAAGTTGATAAATCACTCATGGTACTGATCAAAATACCAATAGCCACTGCAATAACAACTAAAATAAGGATATGCGAGGTTTTCATTTTTTCTCTTTTATGCTGCGCAAAGTTAACTCAAAAACAAGTTGTGTCTTCTTCTAAATTACAGAAGGCAAAACGAAATTGTTGACTTCAGGTAGGCCGGTTACAGACCTCTTATACGGGTTACCCAAATGGCAATCTTCAGTCATTTAGCCACTTTCAGGCTATTTCTGTGCAAAACTTCCCATGCAACCGATTAATCATGTTCAACTGTCTATTACCTTTGCAAAGTTTTCTGTAAATGAAAAAACATGATTGATCTATCCCTGTTCGACCATAATGATGCCGCTAACCCTAACAACAACATTTTCGGTCTTCCGTTTTCTGAAGAGGATGCTGACTTAATTATACTTCCAGTTCCCTGGGAAGTAACCGTAAGCTACAAAGCCGGTACTGCCCGTGCCCCTGAACATATTTTTAAAGCAAGTTTGCAGGTTGAGCTGTATGATAATGATACAAACAATGCCTGGCGCAGAGGAATTTATATGCGGGACACGGATCGGAAAATGTTGCTGAAAAGCGACTATCTCCGTAAGGAAGCTGAACTCTACATTAATTATATAGCTCAGGATGAAAATGTGAACGACAATAAGTTCATGTGCAAAACGCTGAAAGAAGTTAATGAAGGAGGTCTTTTCATGAATAACTGGGTGTATGAA
Coding sequences within it:
- a CDS encoding cytochrome c maturation protein CcmE, yielding MKTSHILILVVIAVAIGILISTMSDLSTYDTINSAKAKPGKFLHLIGKLDTANGKKIEYDALKNPNYLSFHIVDSLGGSTRVVYMKGKPPTDMQKSERMVLKGKMTDSAFLCEDILIKCPSKYVDDKAKISAVSK